A genomic window from Pseudogulbenkiania sp. MAI-1 includes:
- a CDS encoding TIR domain-containing protein — protein MTELAVVMAKLAGIRKAILAVMDENVSRNRSRGEVLTRGNFPPDLVRHYFDQAADQLNALKRLLPDLYGDFQAIKTEPEAEMASSGSGMPAPVHYSRAQAERLVRDIDQIFEIRANSELAQPKESSICRVFISHGRSADWRAVQPFIERDVGIPTLELEQEPNLGRTIIEKLIDNAARCSSAVIVMTGDDVANEDEARVRENVMHEIGFFQGRYGRNSVVLLHEEGVNIPSNLTGVAYIPFPKGSISSGFHVLQRELKALYKL, from the coding sequence ATGACCGAACTGGCCGTTGTAATGGCTAAGCTGGCCGGAATCCGTAAGGCTATTTTGGCCGTGATGGACGAAAACGTTAGCCGCAATCGAAGTAGGGGCGAAGTGCTAACCCGCGGAAACTTCCCTCCAGATTTGGTGCGGCATTACTTTGATCAAGCTGCCGACCAGTTGAATGCGCTGAAGCGACTGCTCCCAGATCTCTACGGAGATTTCCAAGCGATCAAGACCGAGCCCGAGGCTGAGATGGCTAGCTCTGGGTCTGGCATGCCTGCTCCTGTTCACTATTCAAGAGCTCAGGCCGAAAGGCTAGTTCGTGATATAGACCAAATTTTCGAAATTCGAGCAAACAGTGAGCTTGCTCAGCCTAAAGAGTCAAGCATTTGCCGCGTATTCATCTCTCATGGTCGATCCGCCGATTGGCGTGCAGTTCAGCCATTCATCGAGAGGGATGTAGGCATACCGACCCTGGAATTAGAGCAGGAGCCAAACCTTGGCCGCACGATCATCGAGAAGCTGATCGACAATGCGGCCCGCTGTAGCAGCGCAGTGATAGTCATGACAGGAGATGACGTTGCGAACGAAGACGAAGCAAGAGTTCGGGAGAATGTCATGCACGAGATCGGTTTCTTCCAAGGACGATACGGTCGGAATTCGGTAGTTCTTCTGCACGAGGAGGGGGTCAACATTCCGTCCAACCTTACCGGAGTCGCATATATCCCGTTTCCAAAGGGGAGCATCAGTTCCGGTTTCCATGTCCTTCAGCGCGAGTTGAAGGCCCTGTACAAGTTGTGA
- a CDS encoding putative phage abortive infection protein gives MEIPTSSQPKPKLRWLLIPWLVVILIWIASGLWLHADANRGTFGDMFGAVNALFSGLAFATLIFTSWMQRDELALQREELAATRAELEGQKLQLAEQTATFTLQRFEDSFFSLLRTHGDIVNAMDLVGDNGRVTRSRDCFKVWYHRLERVHATEAHYPDAQALQTVQAVYRKFYSDHQSELGHYFRHLYHILKFIKKAPIEDKRKYTSLVRAQLSGYEHLMLFYNCLSEYGHKKFKPLVEEFALLENMPQLQLIARPLHIGLYAPAAYGDDSAD, from the coding sequence ATGGAAATACCGACTTCCAGTCAACCAAAGCCGAAGCTTCGCTGGTTGCTTATTCCTTGGCTTGTTGTCATTCTCATTTGGATCGCCTCCGGTCTTTGGCTCCACGCTGATGCAAACCGAGGCACCTTTGGCGACATGTTTGGCGCAGTGAACGCCCTGTTCTCTGGACTAGCGTTTGCCACCCTGATCTTCACCTCTTGGATGCAGAGAGACGAACTCGCGCTGCAGCGCGAAGAGCTTGCTGCAACGCGGGCTGAGCTTGAGGGGCAGAAGCTCCAACTTGCTGAGCAAACCGCCACGTTTACCTTACAACGGTTCGAAGACTCCTTCTTCTCATTGCTACGAACTCACGGGGACATCGTCAATGCAATGGACCTCGTGGGTGACAACGGTCGAGTCACCCGATCACGGGACTGCTTCAAGGTCTGGTACCATCGCCTTGAGAGGGTGCATGCCACGGAGGCTCATTACCCAGATGCCCAAGCGTTGCAAACAGTGCAGGCCGTGTATCGCAAGTTCTACTCCGATCATCAGTCGGAGTTGGGCCACTACTTCCGTCACCTCTATCACATCCTGAAGTTCATCAAGAAAGCGCCCATCGAAGACAAGCGAAAGTACACATCGCTTGTGCGAGCGCAGCTTTCCGGTTACGAACACCTCATGCTGTTCTACAACTGCCTCAGCGAGTACGGCCACAAGAAGTTCAAGCCCCTCGTAGAGGAATTTGCATTGCTGGAGAACATGCCTCAACTCCAGTTGATCGCTCGCCCGTTGCACATCGGACTTTACGCACCAGCCGCCTACGGCGACGACAGTGCAGACTAA